Proteins from a single region of Chryseobacterium sp. W4I1:
- a CDS encoding SGNH/GDSL hydrolase family protein, with protein MKKKISIGIVLLLVIFCFLYFWNKYAYAGQEKYFPSNTKPEAGLQIGIIGDSWVVRQNLDSLLEKRLSDKGVHAEILSSGNPGAKTKKIYENLFKDESEEFSSKKILEKKPDYCIIMAGVNDAAMCMGPDYYAHHMVMIINTLLHYDIKPVIVSLPEFGLEENFKNKNILSGLSNRGTELVLNGNAEFKLQDYRNTLLKDLKSTGLDKKVILLNFDEVSRNYNKDKDLYADPLHLNMKGYQKFSEFLSESMINLEDSK; from the coding sequence ATGAAAAAAAAGATAAGTATCGGTATTGTCTTATTGTTGGTCATATTTTGTTTCCTGTATTTCTGGAACAAATATGCCTATGCCGGGCAGGAAAAATATTTCCCCTCCAATACAAAGCCTGAAGCAGGTTTGCAAATTGGTATTATTGGTGACAGTTGGGTAGTTCGTCAGAATCTGGACTCCCTTTTAGAGAAAAGACTTTCGGATAAAGGAGTTCATGCAGAAATTTTATCATCAGGAAATCCCGGTGCCAAAACCAAAAAAATCTATGAAAACCTCTTTAAAGATGAAAGCGAAGAGTTTTCTTCAAAAAAAATACTTGAAAAGAAGCCAGATTACTGTATTATAATGGCCGGGGTGAACGATGCTGCAATGTGCATGGGACCTGATTATTATGCCCATCATATGGTGATGATCATCAATACACTTCTGCATTATGACATCAAACCGGTTATTGTTTCTCTGCCTGAATTTGGATTGGAAGAAAATTTTAAAAATAAAAATATACTAAGCGGCCTCAGCAATAGAGGAACTGAGCTTGTCTTAAACGGAAACGCTGAATTTAAATTACAGGATTATAGAAATACGCTTCTGAAAGATTTAAAAAGCACAGGATTGGATAAAAAAGTGATTCTCCTGAATTTTGATGAAGTGAGCAGGAATTATAATAAAGACAAAGATCTGTATGCAGACCCTCTGCATTTAAATATGAAGGGTTATCAGAAATTCAGTGAATTTTTATCAGAAAGTATGATCAATTTAGAAGATTCAAAATGA
- a CDS encoding polysaccharide biosynthesis/export family protein yields MMKNLKYLFLLLPFFITSCITKKDVRYMQPSESLVINEEGLIPYNIPTYRITKNDLLNLNIVTTPKGDAAQFYSSLNTSGGTSGGTNPALAGRAGAGGSGSSTGGNINFYFNGLKVDSKGDINVFGIGYIKAEGRTLEDITQEIQDKVNENFQEGKSEVRLNTDGITYYILGDVETTGLSGEKVVHKNTLTITEALAINGGLNRTIDRQNIVIHRKLPEGIKVAKIDLTREDIMNSPYYYVQNGDEIYLNTRGKSLNGFGKDPVQTLTTGVSVITTALSIYLLLKNL; encoded by the coding sequence ATGATGAAGAACTTGAAATATTTATTTTTATTATTACCCTTTTTTATTACCTCCTGTATTACCAAAAAAGATGTAAGGTATATGCAGCCCAGTGAAAGCTTGGTAATCAATGAGGAAGGACTTATTCCCTATAATATTCCTACTTATAGAATTACCAAAAATGACCTGCTTAATCTGAACATTGTCACCACTCCTAAAGGGGATGCGGCACAGTTTTATTCATCCCTCAACACATCAGGTGGGACAAGTGGAGGCACGAATCCTGCACTTGCAGGAAGAGCTGGAGCTGGAGGCAGTGGATCTTCTACCGGAGGGAATATCAATTTTTATTTCAACGGATTGAAAGTGGATTCCAAAGGCGATATCAATGTATTTGGTATAGGATACATCAAAGCTGAAGGAAGAACTTTGGAAGATATTACTCAGGAGATCCAGGATAAAGTGAATGAGAATTTTCAGGAAGGGAAATCCGAAGTAAGACTGAATACAGACGGAATTACTTACTATATTCTGGGGGACGTAGAAACTACAGGTCTTTCAGGAGAAAAAGTAGTACACAAAAATACACTGACGATTACCGAAGCTTTAGCTATTAACGGAGGTTTAAACAGAACAATAGACCGTCAAAATATAGTGATTCACAGAAAATTGCCGGAAGGGATTAAAGTAGCAAAAATTGACCTTACCCGTGAAGATATTATGAATTCTCCGTACTATTATGTACAGAATGGAGATGAAATCTATCTGAATACCAGAGGGAAAAGCTTAAACGGATTTGGAAAAGATCCTGTACAGACTTTAACTACCGGAGTATCTGTGATTACTACAGCATTATCTATTTACCTGCTTCTTAAAAACCTTTAA
- a CDS encoding formimidoylglutamase, translating to MDFEDFIISPRNFKAESWQIGSRITKDIKEDSIVLLFVSDYRGAGGDAEVQDFTAVRKEFYKLSQLDFEIPVVDLGDLVSGKSVQDSHYILQEVLSACHYKRALPVIIGGSNDFAFSLFSTLNFHKKNINYTQISNIISLQQGENINEYTFLGKILGSKNFSIKNYHHLGYQKHLNEVDSVRLIKEVEFDIVRLAEMMNSTEKTEPFFRKADLVTLNCDAIESFSEPFSMNPQVNGLNRREICAYMKEIGLSENLKSVGIFNYNIYSESQLNHQLLAQMIWYLIEGINIQRSHPKERHYEMFYVLIDEDQYAFKRDTFSNLWYFGDDDNIENCIPCSRKDFEEAKKGTLNPRLAF from the coding sequence ATGGATTTTGAAGATTTTATCATTTCACCAAGAAATTTCAAAGCGGAAAGCTGGCAGATCGGCAGCAGGATCACAAAAGATATAAAAGAAGACAGCATTGTGCTTCTTTTTGTTTCGGATTACAGAGGTGCGGGAGGAGATGCTGAAGTTCAGGATTTCACAGCGGTCCGAAAGGAATTTTATAAACTCTCACAACTGGATTTTGAAATACCGGTAGTAGATCTTGGAGATTTGGTTTCCGGAAAATCTGTTCAGGATTCCCATTATATTCTGCAGGAAGTTTTATCTGCATGCCATTACAAAAGAGCGCTTCCTGTGATCATAGGCGGATCCAACGATTTTGCCTTCTCATTATTTTCTACATTGAATTTTCATAAGAAAAACATTAATTATACCCAGATCAGCAATATTATTTCCCTGCAACAGGGTGAAAATATCAATGAATATACTTTTTTAGGTAAAATCCTGGGCTCCAAAAATTTCTCAATCAAAAACTATCACCACTTAGGGTATCAGAAACACCTGAACGAAGTAGATTCTGTAAGGCTCATCAAAGAAGTGGAATTTGACATCGTCCGTCTGGCAGAAATGATGAATTCTACAGAGAAAACAGAACCTTTCTTCAGAAAAGCAGACCTAGTTACCTTAAATTGCGATGCCATTGAAAGTTTCAGTGAACCTTTTTCTATGAATCCACAGGTAAACGGACTGAACAGAAGAGAAATCTGTGCCTATATGAAAGAAATAGGGCTGAGTGAGAATTTAAAATCCGTAGGAATTTTCAACTATAATATCTATTCCGAAAGCCAGCTGAATCATCAGCTCCTGGCACAAATGATCTGGTATCTTATCGAGGGAATCAATATCCAACGGTCCCATCCGAAAGAAAGACATTATGAAATGTTCTACGTTTTGATTGATGAAGATCAGTATGCCTTCAAGCGGGATACCTTCAGTAATTTGTGGTATTTTGGGGATGATGACAATATTGAAAACTGTATCCCATGTTCCAGAAAAGATTTTGAAGAAGCAAAAAAAGGAACACTTAATCCCAGGTTGGCCTTTTAA
- a CDS encoding glycosyltransferase family 4 protein encodes MKNFELFLSESGISIFYMKIGLGFLFSFLITFFSIPTIIKISRRKNLMDEPGIRSSHLRKIPNLGGIAIFYAIGICTSIFAYELFDLYKFLFASLIILLYIGVMDDIVVMRAYKKLVAQIVVSSLVVIGSDIRIRSLFGILGIYEMSYIVSVLFSIITFIVLINAFNLIDGIDGLAGGYSVICSGLFGISYYRLGEYNYPLVVLSAVIIGTVLAFLYYNLSNYRTNKIFMGDTGSMLLGFLLAFTSICFIDIFIDKELPNVPRYHLQSAPAIAVAILILPIVDTLNVIIVRLCNKKSPFDADKNHIHHKLLKLDITHRRSTFYIIVYYLMIVIIAYYLRHININMLLLIIILLGFFGAYLPDLIYHLRNNKKLRI; translated from the coding sequence ATGAAGAATTTTGAATTGTTCTTAAGCGAATCAGGAATTTCTATTTTTTACATGAAAATAGGATTAGGTTTTCTGTTCTCTTTTTTAATTACCTTTTTCTCCATCCCCACCATCATCAAGATATCCAGAAGAAAAAATCTTATGGATGAGCCTGGAATAAGGAGTTCCCATCTCAGGAAAATTCCAAATCTTGGAGGGATTGCTATCTTTTACGCGATCGGGATCTGTACGTCCATCTTTGCGTACGAACTTTTTGATCTCTACAAATTTTTGTTTGCTTCACTCATCATTCTTCTCTACATTGGAGTGATGGATGATATTGTTGTGATGAGGGCCTATAAGAAGCTTGTGGCGCAGATCGTAGTATCTTCACTGGTGGTAATAGGGTCAGACATCAGGATAAGGAGCTTATTCGGAATACTGGGAATTTATGAAATGAGCTATATTGTAAGTGTGCTGTTCAGTATTATTACATTTATTGTTCTGATCAATGCTTTCAACCTGATCGACGGGATCGACGGGCTTGCCGGAGGTTATTCTGTGATCTGCAGCGGTCTGTTTGGAATAAGCTATTACAGGCTGGGAGAATATAATTATCCGTTGGTTGTATTATCAGCAGTTATTATAGGAACCGTACTTGCATTTCTGTACTATAATTTATCGAATTACAGAACCAATAAAATATTTATGGGAGATACCGGATCTATGCTTCTTGGTTTTCTTCTGGCATTTACATCCATTTGTTTTATTGACATTTTCATTGATAAAGAGCTGCCTAATGTTCCAAGATATCACCTTCAGTCTGCACCTGCGATAGCTGTAGCCATCCTTATTCTACCGATTGTTGATACGCTCAATGTAATCATTGTAAGACTTTGTAATAAAAAGTCTCCCTTTGATGCAGATAAAAACCATATCCATCACAAACTGCTGAAGCTTGATATTACCCACAGGAGATCAACATTTTATATCATTGTTTACTATCTAATGATTGTTATCATAGCTTATTATTTGAGACATATCAATATTAACATGTTGCTCCTTATCATTATTTTGTTAGGTTTTTTTGGAGCTTATCTTCCAGATCTTATTTATCATTTAAGAAATAATAAGAAATTAAGAATTTAA
- a CDS encoding glycosyltransferase family 2 protein, with amino-acid sequence MKVSVIVPVYNVENYLVKCLDSLVKQSLQNIEILVVNDGSTDSSALIIEEYAAKFPEKIKAFTKENGGLSDARNFGLDRASGEYIGFVDSDDYVTETMFEEMLQLAEKYQAKMVICNIQKVDQDGEVTQKLTQIPNMPEKIELEDHFSVFSDLSYFACNKLFKKELFDDKRFKKGVHFEDIQLIPQLLLECRVLAQTQNFHYQYLERTDSITKTHTEKGLDILKAVKDVESVFEISKYAAKRKEMKNFQIFEGVYSFLAYLAFVKNEETFYKMAGELAVFMQERKIKIRDILKYNRFGKNYLLSLPVKKKIFYLLFFAGQKKLIRKLL; translated from the coding sequence ATGAAGGTTTCCGTTATAGTTCCCGTATACAATGTAGAGAATTACCTGGTCAAATGCCTGGATTCCCTAGTAAAGCAGAGTCTTCAGAATATTGAAATTCTGGTTGTGAATGATGGAAGTACAGACAGTTCTGCATTAATCATTGAAGAATATGCAGCAAAATTTCCGGAAAAAATAAAAGCTTTCACAAAAGAGAACGGGGGACTCAGTGATGCCCGGAATTTTGGACTGGATCGGGCTTCCGGTGAATACATAGGTTTCGTAGACAGTGATGATTATGTCACGGAAACCATGTTTGAAGAAATGTTGCAGCTCGCAGAAAAATATCAGGCTAAAATGGTCATCTGTAACATCCAGAAAGTAGACCAGGACGGAGAAGTGACCCAAAAACTCACCCAGATCCCTAATATGCCGGAAAAAATAGAGCTGGAAGATCATTTTTCTGTTTTTTCAGATCTTAGTTATTTTGCCTGCAATAAATTGTTTAAAAAAGAGCTTTTTGATGATAAAAGATTTAAAAAAGGCGTTCATTTTGAAGATATTCAATTGATTCCGCAGCTGCTTTTGGAGTGTAGAGTCCTGGCACAGACCCAGAATTTCCATTATCAGTATCTTGAACGCACCGATTCTATCACAAAAACCCATACAGAAAAAGGGCTTGATATACTAAAAGCGGTGAAAGATGTAGAATCTGTTTTTGAAATTTCGAAATATGCTGCTAAAAGAAAAGAAATGAAAAACTTTCAGATTTTTGAAGGCGTTTATTCTTTTCTGGCCTATCTTGCCTTTGTGAAGAATGAAGAAACTTTCTATAAAATGGCTGGCGAACTGGCTGTCTTTATGCAAGAAAGGAAAATAAAAATTCGAGATATATTGAAGTATAATCGTTTTGGTAAGAATTATCTTTTATCTTTGCCGGTGAAAAAAAAGATTTTTTATCTGTTATTTTTTGCCGGTCAAAAGAAACTGATAAGAAAATTGTTATAA